The genome window CGAACTGTGGAGCACCGACGGCACTGCTCCGGGAACCCAACTCGTTCAAGACATCAACTCCGATGACAGTTCCTTACCTGCAAATTTCGTAGAGTTTGGTGGCAGGCTCTTTTTCAGTGCAACTGGAAGCCTGAACAACCGGGAATTGTGGGTGAGCGACGGCACGGCAGCAGGGACACGCCTCTTCAAAGACATTAACCCGACCCTCGTTGACCTGGACAGGACTGGAAACCTCACCAACAGTAGTTCAGATCCAGACTCGTTTATCCCATTCAACGGCAAACTCTATTTCGCCGCTGATGATGGCACGCATGGTCGAGAACTGTGGGTCACGGATGGCACCCCAACCGGAACGCGGATGCTTCAGGACATCAACCCCGGTCGCAATAGTTCCAATCCAGCCAATTTCGTATCGTTTGGCGGCAGGCTCTATTTTGAGGCAACCGATGGTTTTCACGGGGCTGAACTGTGGGTTCTCGATCCGGCAGGTGAAACCATTACAGGAACACCCAGACGCGATGTGTTGGATGGCAAAGCGGGAGATGATACCCTTTTGGGTTTAGGTGGCAACGACACTCTTGTCGGCGGCATCGGTGAAGACACCCTGGATGGCAGCACAGGCAACGATATATTACTGGCTGGCAATGGGGACGATCGCCTCTATGGCAACACAGGCAACGATCGCCTCTGGGGTGGCAATGGTCAAGATCTTCTTGCAGGTGGGGCGGGATACAACGTGTTAGTGGGCAACCAGGAACGCGATACCTTTGTTCTGCATCGGCAGGGATTTGCCCTAATTCGTGACTTTGAGGTGGGGAGCGATCGCCTCAGTTTACCCAGAGGATTTCGTCTGGGTAGCTTGGAGATTGGGCAACAGGGCAATGCCTCCGTTTTGGAATGGGGCGATCGCCCTTTAGCCAAACTTTTGGGCGTTCTGCCGTCAGAGTTGCGAGCCAAGTCTTTTGTCTAATGCCATTTCTATAAATTTCGGCTACCTATCCATGCCTCTGTAGGGGTGGTTTGCGAAATTGCTGCTTGCAAATATACTACGTCTATACTACAATTCGTAGTCTAGGACTTTTATGTGCGTG of Oscillatoria sp. FACHB-1407 contains these proteins:
- a CDS encoding ELWxxDGT repeat protein — encoded protein: MRTHSRTTATTSIRNVGVIKHFKDIYPGGAGSNPRGFIQWGDRFYFSANDPRHGSELWISDGTPSGTHLLQDIYPGVGSSYPVELTQLGDKFYFSATDSWHGQELWRSDGTAIGTQLFQDLNPSGSTAGSSTMGAFVAVGDKLYFSASVNGVSPVTNLWVTDGTTTGTRLMVSGNATSIPRPLTAFGGNLYFTDLYSFGAIAPTTDTILWSKPIQFASTPVEFRGKLYFSGHDSVYGDEVWVSDGTAEGTQLLKDISPLHASPSGFTGMGDRLYFRANDGVHGSELWSTDGTAPGTQLVQDINSDDSSLPANFVEFGGRLFFSATGSLNNRELWVSDGTAAGTRLFKDINPTLVDLDRTGNLTNSSSDPDSFIPFNGKLYFAADDGTHGRELWVTDGTPTGTRMLQDINPGRNSSNPANFVSFGGRLYFEATDGFHGAELWVLDPAGETITGTPRRDVLDGKAGDDTLLGLGGNDTLVGGIGEDTLDGSTGNDILLAGNGDDRLYGNTGNDRLWGGNGQDLLAGGAGYNVLVGNQERDTFVLHRQGFALIRDFEVGSDRLSLPRGFRLGSLEIGQQGNASVLEWGDRPLAKLLGVLPSELRAKSFV